AAGCTATCCGCAAAAAGCTGGGGCTCAAATCCGGCGATCAATTCGTTGTAGCGGGAAATAAAGATGTTGTCATCTTGAAATCGATATCCCCTCCTTCTCTTGACGAGTTCGACGATTTAATTGCAGAAGCTCGCAGGCAAGCCAGGAAGTCGGGTATGAAGCGTTCTGACATTACAGCGGCTCTCGCAAAGATCCGGGGTAAAAAGTGAGAGTTGTGCTAGATACAAATGTTTTTATTTCCGGAATTTTTTTCAGCGGACCGCCCTATCAGATCCTGAAAGCCTGGCGAAAAAGAGATCTTGAAATTGTCATCTCACTGGAAAT
This is a stretch of genomic DNA from Candidatus Desulfatibia profunda. It encodes these proteins:
- a CDS encoding AbrB/MazE/SpoVT family DNA-binding domain-containing protein; the protein is MANISTTKMSSKGQVVIPEAIRKKLGLKSGDQFVVAGNKDVVILKSISPPSLDEFDDLIAEARRQARKSGMKRSDITAALAKIRGKK